One Pseudoliparis swirei isolate HS2019 ecotype Mariana Trench unplaced genomic scaffold, NWPU_hadal_v1 hadal_178, whole genome shotgun sequence genomic window carries:
- the foxd2 gene encoding forkhead box protein D2, whose amino-acid sequence MTLGTDMSDSSALSEDLDIDVVGGDISVGKDGKYIHHEFNLDNDSDDNYSQNAAERVSSPGLSSSDCPSDQMGSSAEVGTVIGEKSKKGALVKPPYSYIALITMSILQSPKKRLTLSEICEFISSRFPYYREKFPAWQNSIRHNLSLNDCFVKIPREPGNPGKGNYWTLDPDSADMFDNGSFLRRRKRFKRHQTNEILRESGFLPGFGYGPYGYNYGLQLQNFHAAHNPYHPHHTGGSFAFPNAPCTLPSSASIFPAPHHLPSLLAADLRKPFYPQLSPSLPPLKTDSSTPSRPSFSIDNIIGAANSTASSYGVQPGSQAQILAILTPALASASNHLSLSQDNILQAGPQGQTFSSKIPNMNTCPF is encoded by the coding sequence ATGACTTTAGGGACGGATATGTCCGACAGCTCTGCATTGTCCGAAGATCTGGACATCGATGTGGTCGGGGGCGACATATCCGTTGGAAAGGACGGAAAGTACATTCACCACGAGTTCAACTTGGACAATGACTCGGACGATAATTACTCCCAGAACGCGGCCGAGAGGGTTTCTTCTCCCGGGCTCAGCAGCTCCGACTGCCCGTCGGACCAGATGGGCTCCAGCGCAGAGGTCGGCACCGTGATCGGGGAgaagtccaaaaagggggcTCTGGTGAAGCCCCCTTACTCTTACATCGCCTTGATCACCATGTCCATCCTGCAGAGCCCCAAGAAACGCCTCACTCTCAGCGAGATCTGCGAGTTCATCAGCAGCAGATTCCCGTACTACCGGGAGAAATTCCCCGCGTGGCAGAACTCAATTCGTCACAATCTTTCCCTGAACGACTGCTTCGTGAAGATCCCCCGAGAGCCGGGCAACCCCGGGAAGGGCAACTACTGGACCCTCGACCCGGATTCCGCAGACATGTTCGACAACGGGAGCTTCTTGCGCCGGAGGAAGCGCTTCAAGAGGCACCAGACGAACGAAATCCTCCGGGAGTCTGGCTTTCTTCCCGGGTTTGGATACGGCCCGTATGGATACAACTATGGACTTCAGCTGCAGAACTTCCACGCAGCTCACAACCCGTATCACCCACACCACACAGGTGGTTCGTTCGCGTTCCCCAACGCGCCCTGCACCTTGCCCTCGTCCGCCTCCATATTCCCGGCGCCGCATCACCTTCCCTCCCTGTTAGCCGCCGATTTAAGAAAACCTTTTTATCCCCAACTAAGCCCGTCTCTGCCGCCTCTTAAGACGGACTCCAGCACTCCGAGTCGTCCTTCGTTCTCCATTGACAATATCATCGGTGCGGCCAACTCCACCGCCTCTTCGTACGGCGTGCAGCCGGGCAGCCAGGCTCAGATCCTGGCCATCTTAACGCCAGCACTGGCCTCTGCTTCCAACCATTTGAGCCTATCGCAGGACAACATATTACAGGCCgggccacagggtcagactTTTTCCAGCAAAATTCCAAATATGAACACTTGtcctttctaa